One stretch of Arachis duranensis cultivar V14167 chromosome 1, aradu.V14167.gnm2.J7QH, whole genome shotgun sequence DNA includes these proteins:
- the LOC107496815 gene encoding uncharacterized protein LOC107496815: MEDFRSKSYGDGRMQIEPYTGPTGNGTTATSGDVHGMQDLRCYSASYASSVHPTQIHVANDPKFKKGKSTNGSTSKSWSFSDPELQRKKRVASYKVYAVEGKLKGSLRKSFKWLKDRCNRVVYGW; this comes from the coding sequence atggAAGATTTCAGATCCAAGTCGTACGGTGACGGAAGGATGCAGATTGAACCATATACTGGACCCACCGGAAACGGAACCACCGCAACCTCCGGCGATGTCCACGGCATGCAAGATCTCCGGTGCTACAGCGCTTCCTATGCCTCATCGGTGCACCCAACGCAAATCCACGTGGCGAACGACCCAAAGTTCAAGAAGGGCAAGTCCACAAACGGGTCAACCTCAAAAAGCTGGAGTTTCAGTGATCCAGAGTTGCAGAGGAAGAAAAGGGTGGCAAGTTACAAGGTTTATGCTGTTGAAGGGAAGCTCAAAGGGTCTCTGAGAAAGAGCTTCAAGTGGCTCAAGGACAGGTGCAATAGAGTTGTCTATGGATGGTAG
- the LOC107496806 gene encoding casein kinase 1-like protein 1 — MFIVRECFNEFVCAAGTNIQTNEEVAIKLENVKTKHPQLLYESKLYRILQGGTGIPNVRWFGVEGDYNVLVMDLLGPSLEDLFNFCSRKLSLKTVLMLADQMINRVEFIHSKSFLHRDIKPDNFLMGLGRRANQVYAIDFGLAKKYRDSSTHQHIPYRENKNLTGTARYASMNTHLGIEQSRRDDLESLGYVLMYFLRGSLPWQGLKAGTKKQKYEKISEKKVSTSIEALCRGYPTEFASYFHYCRSLRFDDKPDYAYLKRIFRDLFIREGFQFDYVFDWTILKYQQSQLATPPARGIGPSAGTSSGMPPAVITNADRQTGGEEGRPPGLISVDSSRRRMSGPILNSLSSANILGQSSGSSRRVAVSGSRDAFGAESDIRARNTEASPGAAHRITSGQRSSPVGSSEPQRVTASGRHGSHTRNYDSAVRGMENLQLETDERAHY, encoded by the exons ATGTTCATAGTTCGTGAGTGTTTTAATGAGTTTGTTTGTGCTGCAGGTACTAATATTCAGACTAACGAAGAAGTTGCAATTAAGCTT GAAAATGTCAAGACAAAGCATCCTCAGTTGCTTTACGAATCCAAATTATACAGAATTCTACAAGGAGGAA CTGGAATTCCAAATGTTAGATGGTTTGGGGTGGAGGGAGATTACAATGTTCTAGTGATGGATCTGCTTGGACCTAGTCTTGAAGATCTATTCAACTTTTGTAGTAGAAAGCTGTCACTGAAGACTGTTCTTATGCTTGCTGATCAAATG ATCAACCGTGTCGAGTTCATCCATTCTAAATCATTTCTACATCGGGATATTAAACCGGATAATTTTCTGATGGGCCTAGGAAGGCGTGCGAATCAG GTTTATGCAATTGATTTTGGTTTGGCTAAGAAATACAGAGATAGTTCAACCCATCAACACATTCCTTACAG GGAAAATAAGAATTTGACTGGAACTGCAAGATATGCTAGCATGAATACTCACCTTGGCATTG AGCAAAGTCGCAGAGATGATTTAGAGTCTCTTGGTTATGTTTTGATGTACTTCCTGAGAGGAAG tCTTCCTTGGCAGGGACTTAAAGCTggaacaaagaaacaaaagtacGAGAAAATCAGTGAAAAAAAAGTTTCTACCTCAATTGAA GCACTGTGTCGTGGCTATCCAACTGAATTTGCATCATACTTCCACTACTGCCGCTCATTAAGGTTTGATGATAAGCCAGATTATGCTTATCTCAAAAGGATATTTCGTGACCTCTTTATTCGTGAAG GTTTCCAGTTTGATTATGTGTTTGACTGGACCATCTTGAAGTATCAGCAATCACAACTAGCCACTCCTCCAGCACGGGGCATT GGTCCTAGTGCTGGAACCAGTTCTGGAATGCCACCAGCTGTTATTACTAATGCCGATAGACAGACAG GTGGGGAAGAAGGACGGCCTCCTGGTTTGATTTCGGTGGATTCTTCAAGGCGGAGAATGTCGGGACCCATTTTAAATTCT TTATCAAGTGCCAATATCTTGGGCCAGTCAAGTGGATCATCAAGGCGGGTTGCTGTTTCTGGTAGCCGTGACGCATTTGGTGCTGAGTCAGATATTCGTGCTCGAAATACCGAAGCTAGCCCTGGAGCAGCACACAGAATTACAAGCGGGCAAAGAAGTTCACCAGTTGGATCTTCTGAACCCCAGAGAGTAACAGCATCCGGTAGGCATGGTTCTCACACCAGGAATTATGACAGTGCAGTGAGGGGCATGGAGAATTTGCAATTAGAGACTGACGAGAGGGCTCATTATTAA
- the LOC107496796 gene encoding IQ domain-containing protein IQM1, translating into MGLSLSLLQSAWEEVVTYSSLIDVPFNITFASKDGALILRASSSFNKRESQKEADDSDSSVTRSRRLREHRPQNVVLERSYSFVEHKGEKMDHDSSSIVETNKREVPLLSLPQAVVFSSPRPVSELDAAATKLQKVYKSYRTRRNLADCAVVVEELWWKALDFAALKRSSVSFFDVEKPETAVSRWARARTRAAKVGKGLSKDEKAQKLALQHWLEAIDPRHRYGHNLHIYYDIWFESQSTQPFFYWLDIGDGKEINLEKCPRATLQRQCIKYLGPNEREEYEVIVENGKLVYKQDGRVVDTDEKSKWIFVLSTTRSLYVGRKQKGTFQHSSFLSGGATTAAGRLVARRGVLEAIWPYSGHYHPTEENFKEFISFLEDNNVDLSNVKRCAIDDDTPSLIGTNSFTNQSQSVPATTAINNENESNIVPTNKEGGQILNLSKRLSCKWSTGAGPRIGCVRDYPGHLQSRALEHVHLSPRPTSSRVTNYGPIPSPRPSPKVRMSPRLAYMGLPSPRNPIPAAS; encoded by the exons ATGGGATTATCACTTTCATTACTCCAATCGGCTTGGGAAGAAGTTGTTACATACTCTTCACTCATTGATGTACCTTTCAACATCACTTTTGCTTCCAAAGATGGAGCTTTGATTCtgagagcatcatcaagcttcaaCAAAAGAGAATCACAAAAGGAAGCTGATGATTCTGATTCTAGTGTCACACGTTCAAGGCGTTTGAGGGAACACAGACCCCAGAATGTGGTTCTTGAAAGAAGCTACTCCTTTGTAGAACATAAGGGAGAGAAAATGGATCATGATTCTTCTTCCATTGTTGAAACCAATAAGAGAGAAGTTCCTCTGCTTTCTCTGCCTCAGGCAGTGGTTTTCTCTTCACCTAGGCCAGTAAGTGAGCTTGATGCTGCTGCAACAAAACTCCAAAAAGTGTATAAGAGTTACCGCACTAGAAGAAACCTTGCAGATTGTGCAGTTGTTGTTGAGGAGCTATGGTGGAAGGCTTTGGATTTTGCTGCTCTCAAGAGAAGTTCAGTTTCCTTCTTTGATGTGGAGAAGCCGGAAACCGCCGTGTCAAGGTGGGCAAGGGCTAGAACAAGAGCTGCTAAGGTTGGAAAAGGTTTATCCAAGGATGAAAAGGCACAAAAATTAGCACTTCAACATTGGCTTGAAGCT ATTGACCCTCGTCATCGCTATGGACATAATCTACACATATACTATGATATTTGGTTTGAAAGCCAGAGCACTCAGCCATTTTTCTACTG GTTGGATATTGGAGATGGCAAGGAAATAAATCTTGAGAAATGTCCAAGGGCCACTCTGCAACGCCAGTGCATCAAGTATCTTGGACCT aatgaaagagaagaatatgAAGTGATTGTTGAGAATGGGAAGCTTGTGTACAAACAAGATGGGAGAGTTGTAGATACTGATGAAAAGTCAAAATGGATATTTGTTTTGAGCACCACAAGGTCTTTGTATGTTGGAAGAAAACAAAAGGGTACCTTTCAGCACTCAAGCTTTCTTTCTGGTGGTGCCACCACAGCAGCTGGCAGATTAGTGGCTCGTCGGGGTGTCCTTGAG GCAATTTGGCCTTATAGTGGTCACTACCACCCTACTGAAGAGAACTTCAAAGAGTTCATAAGCTTTCTTGAAGACAACAATGTAGACCTATCCAATGTGAAG AGATGTGCAATAGATGATGATACTCCATCACTGATTGGGACTAATTCATTCACTAATCAATCACAATCAGTACCTGCTACAACTGCAATTAATAATGAGAATGAGAGCAACATTGTACCAACCAATAAAGAGGGTGGCCAAATATTAAACCTCTCAAAGAGGTTGTCTTGCAAGTGGTCAACTGGGGCTGGGCCTCGTATTGGGTGTGTGCGTGACTACCCTGGACACCTTCAATCAAGAGCATTGGAGCATGTCCATTTGTCTCCAAGGCCCACTTCTTCACGCGTTACTAACTACGGCCCAATTCCATCACCTAGGCCCAGCCCAAAAGTTAGAATGTCCCCTAGGCTTGCATATATGGGATTACCAAGCCCAAGAAACCCAATCCCAGCTGCAAGTTAA